A genomic region of Metopolophium dirhodum isolate CAU chromosome 1, ASM1992520v1, whole genome shotgun sequence contains the following coding sequences:
- the LOC132948119 gene encoding uncharacterized protein LOC132948119, with the protein MLFSLEWNDSQTLVVRIVELENSAQIVGGNKLEKNRDLLIFKGYLYKLERSTNEKTIWRCIENNSKKCPGRVHVEKGEVTKESNREHNHRPDRSKIEAKQAIENMKKIAKEIELSSQVVLSTMSKEVTESVASKLSGISSMKKTIQRIRQKEIMAPTNPRTLDELVIPAEYKTIIYSKPFLLYDSNDEKSGKPRILIYSTEENLNLITNCNNWYADGTFSSAPTIFYQLYTIHGIQYSNVLPFLFALLPNKTEETYVRLFEIILNLKLELKPKTFMLDFELSTINAIKKVFPNTSLHGCFFHYSQALWRHIQDSGLAIKYREESNFALNIKKLNALSFVPPHLVINAYEAILETEFYIENETLLSDFLDYFESTWIGKLCRN; encoded by the exons TGAAAAGAATCGAGACCTGCTAATTTTTAAAGgctatttatacaaattagaaCGCTCAACTAATGAAAAAACAATTTGGCgctgtattgaaaataatagtaaaaaatgtcCGGGTCGAGTACATGTAGAAAAGGGAGAAGTAACAAAAGAAAGTAATCGTGAACATAACCATCGGCCGGATCGTTCAAAAATTGAAGCAAAACAGGctattgaaaatatgaaaaaaatagcaAAAGAAATAGAGCTGAGTTCACAAGTAGTTTTGAGTACTATGTCGAAAgag gtAACTGAATCTGTCGCAAGTAAATTATCTGGAATTTCTTCAatgaaaaaaactatacaacGTATTCGTCAAAAAGAAATTATGGCACCAACAAATCCTAGAACATTAGATGAGCTAGTAATTCCTGCGGagtacaaaacaataatttatagtaagcCATTTTTGTTATATGACAGTAACGATGAAAAATCAGGAAAACCgcgaattttaatttattcgacagaagaaaatttaaatttgataaccaATTGTAACAATTGGTATGCAGATGGTACATTCTCTAGTGCACCAACTATTTTTTACCAACTATATACCATTCATGGTATACAATACAGTAACGTTTTGCCATTTTTATTCGCTCTCCTTCCAAATAAAACGGAAGAAACTTATGTccgtttatttgaaataattttaaatttaaaactggaACTTAAACCAAAAACTTTTATGCTTGATTTCGAGCTTTCAAccataaatgcaataaaaaaggTGTTCCCAAATACGTCATTACATGgatgtttttttcattattcgcAAGCTCTATGGAGACATATTCAAGATAGCGGGTTAGCTATTAAATATCGTGAAGAATCTAATTTcgcattaaacattaaaaagttaaatgcATTATCATTTGTTCCTCCGCATTTGGTAATTAATGCATACGAAGCAATTTTGGAAACTgagttttatattgaaaatgaaacCTTATTATCAGATTTTTTGGATTATTTTGAGAGTACGTGGATTGGGAAATTATGTCGTAATTAA